A single region of the Brassica rapa cultivar Chiifu-401-42 chromosome A03, CAAS_Brap_v3.01, whole genome shotgun sequence genome encodes:
- the LOC103859995 gene encoding transcriptional regulator SUPERMAN, producing MNNRHKQIDSGSGSGDNRRMYDCDICMRGFTSPQALGGHRNIHRKERERNLSSSSSSSHSFPFLMPSSRNYTNPNYNNPPPYFPTNESYHHQTFQPPVNPSYNAQRFGSTPSSGGGSYAQGELLGLDLSLRLGSVNVGNDSHRSLPDAGDSKPDQDEDLDLDLRLGGHHHH from the coding sequence ATGAACAACCGGCACAAACAGATTGACTCCGGTTCTGGCTCCGGAGATAACCGCCGGATGTACGACTGTGACATCTGCATGAGAGGCTTCACGAGTCCTCAAGCCCTCGGTGGTCACAGAAACATCCACCGTAAGGAACGTGAAAGAAACCTCTCCTCGTCCTCTTCATCTTCTCACTCATTTCCATTTCTTATGCCATCCTCCCGAAACTACACAAACCCTAATTACAACAACCCACCACCATATTTTCCAACCAATGAGTCATACCATCATCAAACGTTTCAGCCACCAGTTAACCCTAGCTACAACGCACAACGCTTTGGATCAACACCATCATCTGGAGGAGGAAGCTATGCTCAAGGGGAGTTACTTGGTCTAGATTTGAGCTTACGGCTCGGATCCGTCAACGTCGGTAACGACTCTCACCGAAGCCTACCGGATGCTGGAGATTCTAAGCCTGATCAAGATGAGGATCTGGATCTTGATCTTCGACTTGGAGGTCATCATCACCACTAA